Part of the Dehalococcoidia bacterium genome is shown below.
GCTACTATAGCTCCAAGACCTGCTATATCTGATGCTACGCTGCCTCCAGTGTTCATTGATCGATTCAGGAATACCAGTGCAATTAGCATTGTGATCCATGACGTCATGCCGAGAAGCATGACGTAAGGAGCAAGGTCATCTGCTTGGATGGCCGCTATTTCCTCAACATAAGTCGGATTTGCTCCATCTGGACTAGGCCACAGTCCCATCCATACTGCCATCATAAGTATTGGAGCTATTGTCAATAAGTATCCAGTAAGTTTCTTTGAAATCATTACTATACTCCCTTATAAATTGACTCTATTAATTAGAGTCATCTACATATCCCATATGGATTTCGGTTTGTAAACTGATTTCGTATTAATAATTCGATGGGTTAGGCCAATAGAGTGCTATTTAATTGCGGTTTCTTCCCTCCTTGGCCACCAACTCCATTTCCCAAGTATGGCTGTCATGCTGGGGACTAGAAATGCTCTGACGATAAAAGTATCTATTAAGACCCCAAGCATTACTGCGAAGCCGAGCTGAAACAGATCCCTAAGAGGCAGCGTAGTCAGAACGGCAAAAGTACCAGCAAGAATTATCCCAGCAGAGGTAATAACACCTCCAGTTCTTCCAACTGCAGTGGCTATACCCGCCTGCATGCCTTCCGCTTTGACAGCTTCACGAATCCTGGACATTACGAAAATATTGTAGTCAGCACCTAATGCGACTAAGAAAATAAACATCCAGACACCATTGGAGTAAGCAACCCCTGTATGGGAGAACACATTTTGGAAAATAAAGATTGCAATTCCAAAAGTTGCCCCGAAGCTTACTATCACGCTAAATACCAGATATAGGGGGGCAACAAGGGATTTTAATAGAAGTACAAGTACTAAGAAGATTGCTAATAGAGAAACTGGCGCTAGCCAGCTTATGTCACTGTCAATTGATGCTTTGGTATCAGTTTGTAATGCTGTGGCTCCACCTACAAGCACTTGATAATTGTTGTCCATCCCTATTGATGAAGCAGCGGCAGCAGTACGTACGGTGTTGATAAGCTCAAGTGCTCTTGAAGAGTAGGGGTCATCAGCTAGAGATATTTCTAGACGGGCTGTTGAACCATCAGGCGAAATAAACCTTCCAGCACCTTGTGCTAAAGCCTCAGGCATGGTCACAGGGATACCTATTGGCCGCGTAGGACCAGTGACGGTGGAGACCCCGTCAATGAGCGCAACTTGATTGGCCAAATTTTCTAAGTTTTGGTAGGACTCCATTATGTTGCCCTTTTTGCTCTCTACAAGCATTTCACTTGGGGCTAACTGCCCTGGCGGGAATGCGCTTGATAGAAGAGCGTAGCCTACCTTGGATTCAGTATCGTCAGGAAACCCATCAAGAAAATTGTAGCTAGGTTTCATTGACCATGCTGGGAGAGTGGCAAGAACAATTCCAACCATAGTAATAGTAAAAATCACACGTGGCTTCGAGCTAACTAACCTACCCGCCTTATCCCATACACCGTTGTTTGTATTTTGGGAGCCATCATTTTTACGAAATACTTTCCCTACGGTCCTTAAAACTAGCGAAATAATTATGGACGCTACCAGAAGAGGTAAAAATATGATGCTTAGTATTAAAGCAATTACTTTTCCAGCGCCGTCTTCTGGGATCAGGTTGTTGTTTGGCCAAAATGCCCATCTTCCTATGAGGGCGATTACAGCTGGAATAACAAATAACCCTGAAATTAGCACGACGACAATTGCCATAGCGAGCATAGGGCCAAGCGATTTAAAGGATCCAAAAGATGCAAAGCTGAGTGCGGACATAGCAACTACTGTTGTACCTGCTGACCCTGCGATTGAAGGCCCGACACTGGACATGGCTGCATGCATTGCAGACCATCTGTTTGGTTCTCGGGTGAGCTCTTCTTTATAACGAGAAACAATAAACATTGCGTAGTTAGTGCCCGCACCAAAAACCAGAATAGACATTATGGAGGTTACTTGCTGGTTTAAGGCTAATCCAAATTCTTTAGCAAGGATGGCAGATATGCTTTGCGCCAGCATTAGAGATGTTCCCGTGACAATTAATGGCACAATTGCCAAGAGAGGCGAGCGGTAGATTAGTAGGAGAAGTACAAGAACTAGAACTACAGTAAACAAAGTTACTTTTATATCAATTGACCTAAAGACTTTTACTGCGTCATTAGTGATACCCGCAGGTCCTGTAACCGCAGATTGAATATTGAACATATCGCTTGCTTTTCGAGATTCAGTGACTAGCCAATCAACGGCTTCTTGGAAATCATCATTTGAAGGAGCACCACCGATCCCAACCACTACCATGCCCGTAGTACCAGAGGGTGAAATTAGCGTTGCTGCTGCTGCTGGAGAGTCAGTAGGAGAGAATACTGATGCAATTCTTTCAGGCGCAGCAGTAGTTTTAATTGCGTTAGTGAACGTCGAGATAGCTTCCTGCAGTCCTGCAGTTTCCTGGCCAGAGCTAAATACCACCAGGGCTGGCACTCCATCATCTGATGGGAATTTCGTAGATTTTAGAGCTAAGGCAGTGACTGATTCAGCTTTTGGAGGCAGGAATTCGCTTTGCTCACCACTTGTTACTTCTGATAGAGCAGGAGCAATTGAGAAACCTCCTCCAATAATTAGAAGCCATAGTAATATAGCTACACCAGCGCCTCTGATACTGGACGAGCTGAATAATAGAGATTGCATTATGTAAACCTAAATTTCCCTGGATATTTGTTGCGATTGTGTCGCTGTGTTAATTATATGGATATAGATTAATTTTCGGAATTATTTTCAAGGAAATTAAGAGTAAAAGAACAGGTTAAATTAAAAGAGGACTATATGCGTAATGGGTTTCAAGTTTTTGATGCAGATACTCATCTTCAGCCGTCGGTTGAAACTCTGACTCAGTATATGGGTAAAGCATTACTTAATAGAAAATCAGAGCTTGAGCCATTTTTAAGAGAAGTTAAAACGGGTCGTGCAGGTCAAGTTCTTGACCCTCCTTTTAATCATTGGTACCGATTTGAGAACGTAGGGGGATGGGGCGCAGGCAAACCTCGCCATCTTGGGGAGTCTGGTCCTCGTGAGAAAGAGGAACGGCATTTTCAGAATTTCATGGGATCAAAGTACCCTTCTAGGTATTCTGAAGATTGGAATATCGAGCAGCGGATAGCAGAAATGGACGAAGAAGGAGTGGATGTAGAGCTTCTTGTCCCTGGCTCGTTCACGGGCTCCAAAGATGTGTCGGTAGACATAGCCATGATCGAGACGCTCCATCGATTTTTAGACGACGTTTGTTCTCGTTATCCCGATAGGCTTACATCAATGATCACTGCGAGCGCTCGTGACGTGGATGCGGCTGTAAATGAAATTAAGAGATGGGGAAAGGCACGCTGGGCGCGCGGGGTAATAATGGATTTGCCCGTGGACTACCCAATTGATCATCCAGATTTACATCCAATTTGGAAGCTAGCCGATGAATTGGGCCTTGTCGTAGTACACCATAGTTTTGCTTCAGGTTACCCAGGGTACAGGGATTTATGGGAAAGCCCTTTTATTGGACGCACTGCCTCGCACCCCTGGGGTGCAATGAGAATGGTTGCAGCGTTCATGGGATCTGGGTTAATGGATTTGTATCCCAATATCAATTTGGCTATTTTGGAATCTGGGTTTGGATGGTTACCATTTTGGATGAAGCGAATGGAAGATCAAGTTCATTACATGGGTTACGTTTCGGAGCATCTGAAGAGCACTATGGAAGAATACATGACGGGAGGCCGTTTTTTTGCCGCAGTTGTCCTGCATGAAGGCCAAGAGATGGTCAAAATGGTGAGCGATTTCATGGGGGATCATGTACTCATGTTTGGCTCTGACTTTCCTCATGCAGAATCACGCTTCCCAGACTCGGTCGACGAATTCCTTGGCTGGAACAAGCTTCCTGATGATTTGAAAAGGAAATTGCTTTGGGACAATCCGGCGAAATGCTTTAGGTGGGAATAAGATTACCAATGCCTTTCATTAATCCTCGAGGAATAACATTTGGGCACTATGAATGTCGTAACTTGGATGAAAGCCTCGCTGTGCTTTCAGATCTTTTTGCATGCGAGATAATTGATCGGCAGGAAAAGAATGCGCAGGTAAAACACCCTAATACATCTACTTCTTTGATAGTTCATGAGCTAAATGAGTCAATACCAGATAAGCCACATGCCAATCACTATGGATTTCGGGTCGCCCATCACAAGGAGATTGAGGCAGCTGCAAAATACTTATCCGAAAACAAGGGAAAATATCGCCTAAAGAGCATAGTTGGGCCTCAGGCTAGCCACTTTGCATACTCAGTGTATTTAGAGGAACCAGGGGGAAATACCCTTGAACTTGAGTACTATAATCCCAATGCTGCAACACACGGCAGAAGGATTGCTTCCGGGCATTGGAACAATCTTTTATCGGACCCTGATTTTTCGTCTAAGGGATTCATGCCACAAGCAATGTCACACGGAACACTTGAGTGCGATAACCCTGAAATCAGTAATAAATTCTATACAGAAGTTTTAGGGCTTGAAGTGGTTGGAGGGGGCAATATTTCGACCTATATAGGATTGTCGTCCCAGCCTTGGTACATAGTGGTTTTACCAGCTACTTTGAGAGTGCATTTACGACCAACAAATAGATACGTAATTAAATTAGGGAGCCGGGTAGAAGTAATTGAGGCATATAATCAACTATCGGCTGACCCAAAAGGTATTTCACAATTAAGTGAATTATCTGATGACGATAAAGAGCCTTGGTTTTTATTGTCTGACCCCGATAAAAACTGGTGGGAGATAACTTCTTCCTCTCTACCTAATTTCAGCTAAATTTTATGGAGATGCTATGACCTCACATTATGCGCTTGGACACGCTTCTCCTAGGGTAGACGGTTTCACTAAAGTAACGGGCCGGGCAGATTACACATCTGATAAATCGCTCCCAGGAATTCTTTGGGCAAAATGTTTGAGGAGTCCCTATCCGCATGCACGTATTGTTCGGATTGACGTAACAAAGGCCATGGCCCTTCCAGGGGTTCATGCAGTGCTGACGGGAAAAGATGTACAAGGCATTTTGTATGGTCGCCGTATGCGTGATGTTCCAGTTTTAGCGGATGAGGTAGTGCGTTTTGTAGGTGAACGAGTCGCTGCTGTTGCTGCAGATGACACTGAGATAGCACAGCGTGCTGTAGAGCTTATAGAAATTGACTATGAAGAATTACCTGCTGTTTTTGAACCAGAAGAGGCACTGAAACCGGATGCTCCACTTATACACCCGGATATACAAAACTATGTTGGTCTTCCCAAAGTTTTAGAAAATCCTACTAACGGATTCGTGAAAGACGTATGGGGCAGAGGGTCAGTTGAGCAAGGTTTCAGTGAAGCAGAAATCATCGTAGAAGGCGTGTATTCGACGCAACGTACCCATCAAGCATATCTTGAGCCACATGCAGGAATTGTTTGGATCGACAATGATGGCAGAGTCCAAGTTTGGGCTCCTAATAAAGCTCCTCATCGACTCAAACTTAATCTGTCAGATGCAATTGGCCTGGAACTAGATCAAATCGTGGTTCATCACTCAACAATAGGCGCTGATTTTGGTGGAAAAGGTTCCCCGATGGACATACCGGTTGCCTATTTCCTTGCAGTTAAAACTGGAAGACCTGTTAAAACAGTACTCACTTATGCAGAGGAATTATCCGCAGCGAACCCTCGTCATCCAAGCTCCATACGGATGAGGACGGGTCTCAAAAAAGATGGAACCTTTACAGCGCATGAGGCAAAAATCCTGTTTAACAGTGGTGCGTACGGAGGATTTAAGCCTGTGCCAGGAGTTAACTTACCCGGCGCAGCCCATGCTGCAGGTATGTACAGATTCCCTCACGCCAGAATTGAAGCAACGATTGTTTATACCAACACCATACCTGGCGGATTTTTTCGAGGCCCCGGTGCTGTGCAAGCAACATTTGGGATCGAATCGCACATGGATGTCATTGCTCAAAAGATCGGGATGGATCCTTTAGAGCTGCGACGTAAGAACATGGTCACAAACGGCGAGGGATTACCAAATGGGTACCCCGGTATTTCCATGGAACCCGAACGAACTTTAGATGCAGCTATTGAGGCGTCAGGCTATTTACATCCGAAAGAAGATGGAATTGGAAGAGGGATAGCGGTTTGCTTCAAGGATCAAGGCGAAGGCATATCTTCATCTGCTGTTACTTTTTATGCAGATGGTTCGATTGTTCTGAATACTTCAGTGTTTGAGCAAGGTACCGGTACATACACTGCGTTAAGCCAGATAGTTGCGGAGGCGCTTGGCATTGAATCTCACTCAATTACGGTAATTCCTTGGGATACTGATGATGGACCTTTTGATAGCGGCGTAGGTGCAAGTCGTGTAACAAGAGTTTCTGGTCCCTCAGCGTATGAGGCTGCCAAGCTGGCATTGTCTGAATTACTTGATCGGGCAGCAATAGAGATGGAATGCACCCCTGAAGAACTTCATTTAGAAGGGGAGTTTATTAAGAGGATTGGCCATGATGATCAAATTGAAAGGACGAAATTACTAGGATCATCACCAGTTACGGGTAGATATACCAATGAAGAGCATGAAAGATCCCCGATAGGTTCTGCGATGGTTCAAATAGCTGAGGTTCAGGTCGATAAAGAAACTGGAAAGGCGACTTTATTGA
Proteins encoded:
- a CDS encoding xanthine dehydrogenase family protein molybdopterin-binding subunit, giving the protein MTSHYALGHASPRVDGFTKVTGRADYTSDKSLPGILWAKCLRSPYPHARIVRIDVTKAMALPGVHAVLTGKDVQGILYGRRMRDVPVLADEVVRFVGERVAAVAADDTEIAQRAVELIEIDYEELPAVFEPEEALKPDAPLIHPDIQNYVGLPKVLENPTNGFVKDVWGRGSVEQGFSEAEIIVEGVYSTQRTHQAYLEPHAGIVWIDNDGRVQVWAPNKAPHRLKLNLSDAIGLELDQIVVHHSTIGADFGGKGSPMDIPVAYFLAVKTGRPVKTVLTYAEELSAANPRHPSSIRMRTGLKKDGTFTAHEAKILFNSGAYGGFKPVPGVNLPGAAHAAGMYRFPHARIEATIVYTNTIPGGFFRGPGAVQATFGIESHMDVIAQKIGMDPLELRRKNMVTNGEGLPNGYPGISMEPERTLDAAIEASGYLHPKEDGIGRGIAVCFKDQGEGISSSAVTFYADGSIVLNTSVFEQGTGTYTALSQIVAEALGIESHSITVIPWDTDDGPFDSGVGASRVTRVSGPSAYEAAKLALSELLDRAAIEMECTPEELHLEGEFIKRIGHDDQIERTKLLGSSPVTGRYTNEEHERSPIGSAMVQIAEVQVDKETGKATLLKLTSAHDVGVVINPTGHQGQINGGVAQGLGQAMSEELIVDQGYVQTLSFADYKLPAITDMPQLITALVSSDEGSGPYKTKGIGEYAIEGIAAAVANAVHDACGVRISDAPVTAEKIYKELANHR
- a CDS encoding amidohydrolase → MRNGFQVFDADTHLQPSVETLTQYMGKALLNRKSELEPFLREVKTGRAGQVLDPPFNHWYRFENVGGWGAGKPRHLGESGPREKEERHFQNFMGSKYPSRYSEDWNIEQRIAEMDEEGVDVELLVPGSFTGSKDVSVDIAMIETLHRFLDDVCSRYPDRLTSMITASARDVDAAVNEIKRWGKARWARGVIMDLPVDYPIDHPDLHPIWKLADELGLVVVHHSFASGYPGYRDLWESPFIGRTASHPWGAMRMVAAFMGSGLMDLYPNINLAILESGFGWLPFWMKRMEDQVHYMGYVSEHLKSTMEEYMTGGRFFAAVVLHEGQEMVKMVSDFMGDHVLMFGSDFPHAESRFPDSVDEFLGWNKLPDDLKRKLLWDNPAKCFRWE
- a CDS encoding VOC family protein, translating into MPFINPRGITFGHYECRNLDESLAVLSDLFACEIIDRQEKNAQVKHPNTSTSLIVHELNESIPDKPHANHYGFRVAHHKEIEAAAKYLSENKGKYRLKSIVGPQASHFAYSVYLEEPGGNTLELEYYNPNAATHGRRIASGHWNNLLSDPDFSSKGFMPQAMSHGTLECDNPEISNKFYTEVLGLEVVGGGNISTYIGLSSQPWYIVVLPATLRVHLRPTNRYVIKLGSRVEVIEAYNQLSADPKGISQLSELSDDDKEPWFLLSDPDKNWWEITSSSLPNFS
- a CDS encoding MMPL family transporter, whose amino-acid sequence is MQSLLFSSSSIRGAGVAILLWLLIIGGGFSIAPALSEVTSGEQSEFLPPKAESVTALALKSTKFPSDDGVPALVVFSSGQETAGLQEAISTFTNAIKTTAAPERIASVFSPTDSPAAAATLISPSGTTGMVVVGIGGAPSNDDFQEAVDWLVTESRKASDMFNIQSAVTGPAGITNDAVKVFRSIDIKVTLFTVVLVLVLLLLIYRSPLLAIVPLIVTGTSLMLAQSISAILAKEFGLALNQQVTSIMSILVFGAGTNYAMFIVSRYKEELTREPNRWSAMHAAMSSVGPSIAGSAGTTVVAMSALSFASFGSFKSLGPMLAMAIVVVLISGLFVIPAVIALIGRWAFWPNNNLIPEDGAGKVIALILSIIFLPLLVASIIISLVLRTVGKVFRKNDGSQNTNNGVWDKAGRLVSSKPRVIFTITMVGIVLATLPAWSMKPSYNFLDGFPDDTESKVGYALLSSAFPPGQLAPSEMLVESKKGNIMESYQNLENLANQVALIDGVSTVTGPTRPIGIPVTMPEALAQGAGRFISPDGSTARLEISLADDPYSSRALELINTVRTAAAASSIGMDNNYQVLVGGATALQTDTKASIDSDISWLAPVSLLAIFLVLVLLLKSLVAPLYLVFSVIVSFGATFGIAIFIFQNVFSHTGVAYSNGVWMFIFLVALGADYNIFVMSRIREAVKAEGMQAGIATAVGRTGGVITSAGIILAGTFAVLTTLPLRDLFQLGFAVMLGVLIDTFIVRAFLVPSMTAILGKWSWWPRREETAIK